One genomic region from Alteromonas pelagimontana encodes:
- a CDS encoding SapC family protein, protein MVALHYPKHANIKVQQAQVEAVGAKQHIIPVVVSEFAKLIVHYPIVFTQNDETGEFKSFALTGFEEGENLFWQGGRWNGIYIPIQIERHPFFVAQEKTGEGKAKHTICVDSSSNAISEEEGDAIFDNQGKATTLLKEKKQMLAQWVDGQSHTKAFITAMQKYDLITPLSLDIVFLDKSKTIVNGLYTVDEDKLAALDAQALKELQQEKWLAPAYTVVASNAQIYNLIDRKNKAMEHGKAWFN, encoded by the coding sequence ATGGTGGCATTACACTATCCTAAGCACGCAAACATAAAAGTCCAGCAAGCCCAGGTGGAAGCTGTCGGTGCCAAGCAACATATTATTCCGGTAGTGGTGTCTGAATTTGCCAAATTGATTGTGCACTACCCCATTGTTTTCACCCAAAATGACGAAACAGGTGAGTTCAAGTCTTTTGCGCTAACAGGTTTTGAAGAAGGGGAAAACCTCTTCTGGCAAGGGGGGCGCTGGAACGGTATCTATATCCCCATCCAAATAGAACGCCATCCTTTTTTTGTGGCTCAGGAAAAAACAGGGGAAGGGAAGGCTAAGCATACAATTTGTGTTGATAGCAGCAGCAATGCCATCAGTGAAGAAGAGGGCGATGCAATATTCGATAACCAAGGTAAAGCAACAACATTATTAAAAGAGAAAAAGCAAATGCTGGCGCAGTGGGTCGATGGTCAAAGTCATACCAAAGCATTTATTACCGCCATGCAAAAGTATGATCTTATTACTCCACTTTCGTTAGACATTGTTTTTTTGGATAAAAGCAAAACCATTGTAAATGGGCTATATACTGTTGATGAAGATAAATTGGCAGCGCTGGATGCCCAGGCTCTAAAGGAATTACAACAAGAAAAGTGGCTGGCTCCTGCTTACACGGTTGTTGCCTCTAATGCTCAAATTTACAATTTAATTGATCGTAAAAATAAGGCCATGGAACATGGCAAGGCTTGGTTTAATTAA
- a CDS encoding YebC/PmpR family DNA-binding transcriptional regulator — MGRAFEVRKNAMAKTAGVKTKVYSKYGKEIYVSAKNGGADPDTNLSLRRLMDKAKKDQVPSHVIEKAIDKAAGGAGEDFVPARYEGFGPGNCMVIVDCLTDNNNRTITDVRNCFTKTGTKIGAPGAVAHMFDHQAIFVFAGDDEDAVLEVLMEADVDVSEVECEEGKITVYAPQTEFYKVKTALTEAYPDINFDAEEISFIPQVETPISDEDLPMFEKFMDMLNDCDDVQDVYHNAILPEA, encoded by the coding sequence ATGGGTAGAGCATTTGAAGTAAGAAAGAACGCCATGGCTAAAACGGCTGGGGTGAAAACGAAAGTATATTCTAAATATGGGAAAGAGATTTACGTAAGTGCCAAAAATGGCGGTGCGGACCCTGACACGAATTTGTCCTTACGACGGTTAATGGACAAAGCCAAGAAAGATCAGGTGCCAAGCCATGTCATAGAGAAGGCAATAGACAAGGCTGCCGGTGGTGCAGGTGAGGATTTTGTGCCAGCTCGCTATGAAGGTTTCGGACCAGGAAACTGCATGGTCATTGTCGATTGTTTGACAGACAATAACAATCGCACAATTACCGACGTTCGTAATTGTTTTACAAAAACAGGTACGAAAATAGGCGCTCCCGGTGCAGTGGCACATATGTTTGATCATCAGGCAATTTTTGTTTTTGCCGGAGATGATGAGGACGCTGTTTTAGAAGTACTGATGGAAGCAGATGTGGATGTCAGTGAAGTCGAGTGCGAAGAAGGCAAGATTACTGTTTATGCGCCTCAGACCGAATTTTATAAAGTTAAAACTGCATTGACTGAAGCGTATCCTGACATTAATTTTGATGCCGAAGAAATAAGCTTTATTCCTCAGGTTGAAACGCCAATCAGCGATGAAGATTTACCGATGTTCGAGAAGTTCATGGATATGCTAAACGATTGTGACGATGTACAGGACGTTTACCATAACGCTATTTTGCCAGAAGCATAA
- the zapE gene encoding cell division protein ZapE: protein MTPWEKYQQDLEQPDFHYDAAQENAVRALQRLYDDLTKPVATGGWGAKIKAFFGSEPERATIKGIYFYGGVGRGKTYLVDTFYDCLPFDDKMRVHFHRFMHRIHDELRQLKNAQDPLKTIATKLAKEARVICFDEFFVSDITDAMILGTLMEELFEHGIVLVATSNIVPNDLYKNGLQRARFLPAITLINTHTEVINVDSGVDYRLRTLEQAEIFHHPLDDAATENLHAYFAQLAPECGTEGETIEVNNRKIKTCRNADGVLMAEFKELCEGPRSQSDYIELSRCYHSVLIANVKAMGQQNDDVARRFIAMVDEFYERHVKLIMSAEVAMESLYSEGRLSFEFKRCLSRLKEMQSHDYLSTQHLP, encoded by the coding sequence ATGACGCCATGGGAAAAGTATCAACAGGATCTGGAGCAACCGGATTTTCATTACGATGCTGCTCAGGAAAATGCAGTACGAGCATTGCAGCGCTTATACGATGATCTCACCAAACCTGTCGCCACCGGTGGATGGGGAGCCAAAATTAAGGCGTTTTTTGGCAGTGAACCTGAACGAGCAACTATTAAAGGCATCTATTTTTATGGTGGTGTAGGAAGAGGTAAAACGTATCTTGTCGATACGTTTTACGACTGTCTGCCGTTTGATGATAAAATGCGCGTGCACTTTCATCGGTTCATGCATCGAATTCACGATGAGCTTCGTCAGTTAAAAAATGCGCAAGATCCTTTAAAGACCATCGCCACAAAATTGGCAAAAGAAGCCAGAGTAATCTGTTTCGACGAATTTTTTGTTTCTGATATCACTGACGCCATGATTCTCGGCACCCTGATGGAAGAGCTATTTGAGCATGGCATTGTGTTGGTGGCGACTTCTAATATAGTACCGAATGACTTATATAAAAATGGCTTACAGCGGGCACGTTTTTTACCTGCAATTACATTGATAAATACCCATACTGAAGTCATTAATGTAGATAGTGGTGTTGATTATCGTTTACGCACATTAGAACAAGCGGAAATTTTTCATCATCCCCTTGATGACGCGGCGACCGAAAATCTGCATGCATATTTTGCCCAACTTGCGCCAGAGTGTGGTACAGAAGGGGAGACTATTGAAGTCAATAATCGGAAAATAAAAACCTGTCGCAATGCCGACGGAGTATTAATGGCGGAGTTTAAAGAACTTTGTGAAGGGCCTCGTAGTCAGAGCGATTATATTGAACTCAGTCGGTGCTATCATTCGGTACTGATTGCCAATGTTAAAGCGATGGGCCAGCAAAATGACGATGTTGCGCGGCGTTTTATTGCCATGGTGGACGAATTTTATGAGCGTCATGTGAAGCTCATCATGTCTGCTGAGGTGGCAATGGAATCGCTTTATAGTGAAGGCCGCCTGAGTTTCGAGTTTAAACGTTGTTTAAGTCGGCTGAAAGAAATGCAGTCTCATGATTATCTGTCGACTCAGCATTTGCCATAG
- a CDS encoding ZapG family protein, with amino-acid sequence MDVLIPLALLVVGLIIGFFVARYQYTRDGVAGKANKTAEQNIKEIMAQQAEHHVHQTRQTIESIEKQCQSLKQQVDEYETLLVQNTDEDAPRVPFYGEQASTYLRNNLKGKEKVQIQSVSATQPKDFANTGSGLFVGSAGQSTAEKDR; translated from the coding sequence ATGGATGTGTTAATTCCTTTAGCCTTGTTAGTCGTAGGCTTAATTATAGGATTTTTTGTCGCACGCTATCAATATACCCGCGACGGTGTGGCGGGCAAAGCCAATAAAACGGCAGAGCAAAATATTAAAGAAATTATGGCGCAACAAGCTGAGCATCATGTGCATCAGACCCGCCAAACCATTGAATCAATAGAAAAGCAGTGTCAGTCATTGAAACAACAGGTTGATGAATACGAAACTCTGCTGGTGCAAAATACCGATGAAGATGCGCCGCGGGTGCCCTTTTATGGAGAGCAGGCGAGCACGTACCTGCGCAACAACCTAAAAGGAAAAGAAAAAGTGCAGATTCAGTCCGTTTCGGCTACGCAACCGAAAGATTTTGCGAATACTGGCTCAGGGCTATTTGTCGGCTCTGCTGGACAGTCTACCGCAGAGAAAGATCGGTAG
- a CDS encoding DegQ family serine endoprotease — protein MNKSFRQMLLVSGIVVSTLGMPLSANAALPFFGNDKKDDMPSLAPMLEEATPAVVSIAVEGTQTAKQQVPEMFRYFFGGPQEQVQERPFRGLGSGVIIDADKGYVVTNNHVVENADEITVKLTDGREFKAKKLGADEQSDIALLKIDPDNLKALPVADSDAMRVGDYVVAIGNPFGLSQTVTSGIISAMGRSGLNIGGYEDFIQTDAAINRGNSGGALVNLRGELVGINTAIFGPNGGNVGIGFAIPSNMMKNLVKQIAEFGEVRRGLLGIMGSDVDSSLAKAMDTSVNKGAFVSEVQPDTAAEKAGIKAGDIITGINGNKLHSFLELRAKIASMGPGTEVTLSLLRKGEKMDIDVVLDDATTTEVTAAQIHPALEGATLANSKDEAGNAVVEVTELANGSPAARIGLQSKDLIVGVNRSRVTSVAEFRNALEEANGTIALNIERGNSTLYLLIRSIE, from the coding sequence ATGAATAAGTCTTTTCGCCAGATGTTATTGGTGTCGGGTATTGTAGTCAGCACATTAGGCATGCCGCTTTCGGCAAATGCGGCCCTTCCTTTTTTTGGTAATGACAAGAAGGATGACATGCCTTCACTTGCTCCGATGCTTGAAGAAGCTACACCAGCCGTAGTCAGTATAGCGGTTGAAGGAACGCAAACAGCCAAACAACAAGTGCCTGAGATGTTCCGCTACTTCTTCGGCGGGCCACAAGAGCAGGTACAAGAACGGCCATTTCGTGGTTTAGGTTCCGGCGTTATTATCGACGCAGACAAAGGTTATGTGGTAACCAATAATCATGTGGTTGAAAACGCCGATGAGATTACTGTCAAACTAACCGATGGCCGCGAGTTTAAAGCGAAAAAGCTGGGCGCCGATGAACAAAGCGATATCGCGTTGTTAAAAATTGATCCTGATAATTTGAAAGCTCTTCCTGTTGCTGACTCTGATGCCATGCGTGTAGGTGATTATGTGGTGGCGATTGGAAACCCGTTTGGGCTGTCTCAAACAGTTACTTCGGGCATCATTAGTGCGATGGGACGCTCAGGACTAAACATCGGCGGATATGAAGATTTCATTCAAACCGATGCTGCTATAAACCGCGGTAACTCCGGCGGCGCGCTGGTAAATCTACGCGGTGAATTGGTAGGAATTAACACCGCCATATTTGGTCCTAACGGCGGCAACGTGGGTATTGGTTTTGCCATCCCCAGCAATATGATGAAAAACCTCGTCAAACAGATTGCGGAATTTGGTGAAGTGCGCCGCGGCCTGCTTGGCATTATGGGCAGCGACGTAGACTCCAGCCTTGCGAAAGCCATGGACACGTCCGTAAATAAAGGGGCGTTCGTTAGTGAAGTGCAACCAGACACGGCCGCAGAAAAGGCCGGCATAAAAGCCGGAGATATTATTACCGGGATCAATGGTAATAAGCTGCACAGCTTCCTGGAGCTTCGTGCAAAAATCGCCAGCATGGGGCCAGGCACCGAAGTTACGCTTTCGCTTTTACGCAAAGGCGAGAAGATGGATATCGATGTCGTCCTTGATGATGCTACTACAACTGAAGTTACCGCAGCACAAATTCATCCGGCGCTGGAAGGTGCTACATTAGCGAATAGTAAAGATGAAGCGGGTAACGCGGTAGTTGAGGTAACTGAGCTGGCCAATGGTAGTCCGGCGGCCCGAATCGGTTTACAGTCAAAAGACCTTATCGTGGGCGTAAATCGCAGTAGAGTGACTTCCGTAGCTGAATTCAGAAACGCGCTGGAAGAAGCCAATGGCACAATTGCGCTCAATATTGAACGCGGCAACTCGACGTTATATCTGTTGATTCGTTCCATTGAATAA
- a CDS encoding trypsin-like peptidase domain-containing protein — protein MAGRQFLLFLTKSVGLGLVVAALVLFLIPNLRGSSGVGLGWFSASADHINRESYYNALSRAAPAVVNIYSVSIETDTGLFRNQPRERTSLGSGVIMTANGYILTCNHVVQNADSIFVAIQDGRILEAEIVGTDQLTDLAVLKVNDDNLHVIPQTSEYDLHVGDIVMAIGNPFDLGQTTTHGIVSRAGRNGLSNYVDFIQTDAVLNQGNSGGALVDSNGILVGITNANFQVRDAGNRVRNVDGINFAVPYELAHRVMNEIITNGKVTRGQLGFIGSEVRDRPGIEVTAVANNSPVDQAGLRAGDVIMAIDGISLESASKTLDMIAETEPGTELELKVSRSGNLVTMKVIVAELGAQ, from the coding sequence GTGGCAGGCAGGCAATTTTTATTATTCCTCACAAAATCTGTGGGCCTGGGGCTGGTAGTAGCCGCCCTGGTGTTATTTCTTATCCCAAATTTACGTGGCAGCTCTGGCGTAGGCCTCGGCTGGTTCAGTGCCTCAGCTGATCATATCAATCGCGAATCTTACTATAATGCTTTAAGTCGGGCAGCGCCTGCGGTAGTGAATATTTATAGTGTGAGTATTGAAACCGACACCGGGCTTTTCCGCAATCAGCCCCGGGAGCGTACCAGCCTGGGTTCGGGTGTCATTATGACTGCAAATGGATATATTCTTACCTGCAATCATGTGGTGCAAAATGCTGATAGCATTTTTGTAGCCATTCAGGATGGCCGTATACTGGAAGCAGAAATTGTAGGCACCGATCAGCTTACCGACTTAGCCGTGCTAAAAGTAAATGATGACAATCTGCACGTCATTCCCCAGACCAGCGAATATGATTTACATGTTGGTGATATTGTTATGGCGATTGGTAATCCGTTTGATCTTGGCCAAACCACCACCCACGGTATTGTCAGTCGAGCAGGAAGAAACGGGCTGTCTAACTATGTCGATTTCATACAGACGGATGCAGTACTGAATCAAGGGAATTCGGGCGGTGCGCTGGTCGACAGCAATGGCATATTAGTTGGTATTACCAACGCTAATTTTCAGGTCCGCGATGCTGGAAATCGTGTCAGAAATGTTGACGGCATCAACTTTGCTGTTCCTTATGAATTAGCCCACCGGGTAATGAACGAAATTATCACCAACGGTAAAGTAACTCGCGGGCAGTTAGGATTTATCGGAAGTGAAGTCAGAGATCGTCCCGGTATCGAAGTTACCGCTGTAGCCAATAACAGCCCGGTGGATCAAGCAGGTTTACGCGCAGGTGATGTTATCATGGCGATTGATGGAATTAGTTTGGAAAGCGCTTCAAAAACTTTGGATATGATCGCTGAAACCGAACCGGGAACCGAACTGGAATTAAAGGTCAGCCGAAGTGGCAATTTAGTTACAATGAAAGTGATTGTAGCTGAGCTTGGAGCTCAATAA
- a CDS encoding MipA/OmpV family protein, whose product MTDYVCGISLLLKHGLLLLLLAFTNFARGECVNNNCIFSDSWQIGLAGGLGERSNPLRGGDDQPLVVVADVAWYGDVFYFDNLEAGYQWQSDENFAFDTYFVLNREARAFKDWHSFDVLSTEAFLSSDNDTQQSPSFGQPVSRISLRQIQSRDWAVHAGIRAHWRNPASEWQLAIQTDASGVHQGQLVNLQYQQNIQMGQWQIGITPNLAWNSAAFNDYYYGVGAEDTLDERLHYHAGSGFRPGVNLSAARPINENWGVLLFFRYQHLPSSLTHSPLVKSNHISSIFAGVTYHF is encoded by the coding sequence GTGACAGATTACGTTTGCGGGATCTCTCTATTGTTAAAGCACGGCTTACTTTTATTGCTATTGGCTTTTACGAACTTCGCTCGTGGCGAGTGCGTCAACAACAACTGCATTTTTTCCGACTCCTGGCAAATAGGTTTAGCGGGCGGCTTAGGTGAACGCAGTAATCCGCTGCGTGGCGGTGATGATCAACCGCTGGTTGTGGTGGCGGATGTTGCGTGGTACGGCGATGTCTTTTATTTTGATAATCTGGAAGCCGGATATCAATGGCAAAGCGATGAGAATTTTGCATTCGATACATATTTTGTTCTCAATCGGGAAGCGCGGGCTTTCAAAGACTGGCATTCTTTTGATGTACTCAGTACCGAGGCTTTTCTAAGCAGTGACAATGATACACAGCAGAGCCCCTCGTTTGGTCAGCCGGTAAGCCGCATCAGCTTACGCCAAATTCAATCTCGCGATTGGGCTGTTCATGCTGGTATTCGCGCCCACTGGCGTAATCCCGCCAGCGAATGGCAATTAGCGATACAAACCGATGCTAGTGGTGTGCATCAGGGTCAATTGGTGAACCTGCAATATCAGCAGAATATTCAAATGGGGCAATGGCAAATAGGTATTACCCCAAATTTGGCTTGGAACAGCGCTGCGTTTAACGACTACTACTACGGCGTAGGTGCTGAAGATACGCTGGATGAACGGCTACACTACCACGCTGGCAGCGGCTTCCGTCCGGGCGTCAATCTTTCTGCAGCCCGGCCGATAAATGAAAACTGGGGCGTGTTGCTGTTCTTTCGCTACCAGCACTTGCCATCATCGTTAACTCACAGTCCGTTAGTGAAAAGCAACCATATAAGTAGTATATTCGCCGGAGTTACTTACCATTTTTAA
- a CDS encoding DUF3019 domain-containing protein has translation MLFTQSSQASTAPWEVAPQVCIVDHAGSVCQMQITISETSPPSLPAGRLCLFLDTRKQKCWDSMPKHSTFKISLKQDTWLYIKTGRDDVLFSQQLFVKSEKSRVRQRVRSPWSLF, from the coding sequence TTGCTTTTCACACAATCGTCACAGGCTTCCACAGCTCCCTGGGAAGTAGCGCCACAGGTTTGTATTGTGGATCACGCAGGATCAGTTTGCCAGATGCAGATAACGATTTCTGAGACTTCCCCTCCGTCGCTACCAGCCGGCAGGCTATGTTTATTCTTGGATACAAGGAAGCAAAAATGCTGGGATAGCATGCCCAAACATAGCACCTTCAAGATCTCGCTTAAGCAAGACACCTGGCTTTATATTAAAACGGGCCGAGACGATGTACTTTTTTCTCAGCAACTATTTGTAAAATCAGAGAAGTCCCGTGTTAGACAACGGGTTAGAAGCCCCTGGAGCCTATTTTAA
- a CDS encoding response regulator — protein MDKIILVEDDDRLRKLVSDFLIVSQFTVLEYPDGSNLVNAVREHRPALVILDVMLPGEDGFTLCKALRKEYSGPLLFMTAKDDDFDQVLGLEIGADDYVTKPIEPRVLLARVHALLRRVNAKPATTASNTPQKLVYGGLVIDKTARSVKLGGQLITLTSHEFDMLWLLACRPSQVVDRNTIYEEIIGREYDGLDRSADVRISRLRKKLFDNPSNPFRIKTIWGKGFFFVADAWEA, from the coding sequence ATGGACAAAATCATTCTCGTAGAAGACGATGACCGACTTCGTAAGCTGGTCAGTGATTTCCTGATTGTCAGCCAGTTTACGGTGCTGGAGTATCCTGATGGTAGTAATTTGGTAAATGCAGTTCGAGAGCACCGTCCCGCACTTGTAATTTTGGATGTGATGCTGCCTGGCGAAGACGGTTTTACGTTATGTAAGGCGCTGCGCAAAGAATATAGTGGGCCACTGTTGTTTATGACCGCCAAAGACGATGATTTTGACCAGGTGTTAGGGCTTGAAATTGGCGCTGATGATTATGTCACTAAACCTATCGAGCCACGGGTTCTGCTGGCGAGGGTTCACGCGCTCCTGCGCCGGGTGAACGCGAAACCTGCGACGACTGCTAGCAATACTCCACAAAAGCTGGTTTACGGCGGACTCGTTATTGACAAAACGGCCCGTTCAGTAAAGTTGGGCGGGCAGTTAATTACTCTTACCAGCCACGAATTTGACATGCTCTGGTTACTTGCCTGTCGTCCGTCGCAAGTCGTGGATCGCAATACCATTTATGAGGAAATCATTGGCCGAGAATACGACGGCCTCGATCGTTCTGCCGATGTCCGCATTTCCCGCCTGCGTAAAAAGCTGTTCGACAACCCCAGTAACCCCTTTCGCATCAAAACCATTTGGGGAAAAGGGTTTTTCTTTGTAGCAGACGCTTGGGAAGCCTGA
- a CDS encoding ATP-binding protein yields the protein MAKLFISLYIFIALTLVSLSAILDKVFEQQAAEPSPELQQLVKILKQVKYQKIDLEHFLQQADIDFAQVPLAMFAWPSDALTALQAGEIVPLHSQDSTQLYTLASADTLYEISIHKPAPLHRNVSLYSGVFFLLLGLLIALWLWPLWRDLTAIASSLKNLNADGKLDTIKLPKRSLVSNIAEALNQMSNQVVELLARHKEMTGAVAHELRTPLARLKFALASDSPPRSDAWIAMRDDVNDLERLVQEMLDYLRTENSVPELNFSSIPFLALVEQILQRIAAHNLRKIPVTIIESDVEILGDGHFIERALENLLLNAFRYAHSHILIRTEVVNSSLLLHVEDDGEGVTDENKEKIFAPFYRPDSGRSRERGGAGLGLAIVKRIQHWHSGDCWVTDSSLGGADFILLFAPDPKQSLKTNPHRYS from the coding sequence ATGGCGAAACTGTTCATCAGCCTGTATATTTTTATCGCACTGACGCTAGTTTCTCTCAGCGCCATTCTTGATAAGGTTTTTGAACAGCAAGCAGCAGAACCCTCGCCAGAACTACAGCAACTGGTTAAAATACTTAAACAAGTTAAATATCAGAAAATAGATTTAGAGCATTTTCTGCAGCAGGCAGACATAGACTTTGCACAGGTGCCACTCGCAATGTTTGCATGGCCTTCTGACGCCTTAACTGCGCTACAAGCTGGCGAAATAGTACCGTTACATTCTCAGGATTCTACTCAACTCTACACGCTGGCTTCTGCCGATACTCTGTATGAAATTTCGATTCATAAACCGGCTCCGTTACACCGCAACGTGAGCCTGTATAGTGGCGTGTTTTTTCTTCTCTTGGGCTTGCTGATAGCGCTGTGGCTGTGGCCGTTATGGCGCGATCTTACGGCAATAGCGTCTTCACTGAAGAACCTTAATGCCGACGGTAAACTTGATACTATCAAGCTGCCTAAGCGTTCGCTGGTTAGCAATATTGCCGAAGCACTTAACCAGATGAGCAATCAGGTAGTAGAATTGCTCGCCCGGCACAAAGAAATGACCGGCGCTGTCGCTCACGAACTTCGTACCCCGCTGGCGCGTTTAAAATTTGCTCTGGCATCGGATTCTCCTCCTAGGTCTGACGCTTGGATAGCAATGCGCGACGACGTAAACGATCTTGAACGATTAGTGCAGGAAATGCTGGATTATCTGCGAACAGAAAATTCAGTGCCTGAACTCAATTTCAGTAGTATTCCTTTTTTGGCGCTTGTAGAGCAGATATTACAACGTATCGCGGCGCATAATCTTCGCAAGATCCCCGTTACCATAATTGAAAGCGATGTAGAAATTTTAGGTGATGGACACTTCATTGAAAGGGCCCTTGAGAACCTGTTGTTGAATGCCTTTCGTTATGCCCATAGCCACATTCTAATTCGTACCGAAGTTGTAAATTCATCATTACTTTTGCATGTAGAAGATGACGGAGAGGGCGTGACCGACGAAAATAAAGAGAAAATATTTGCCCCCTTCTACCGTCCGGATTCAGGGCGCTCACGTGAGCGCGGTGGGGCGGGTTTAGGGCTTGCTATTGTAAAGCGCATTCAACACTGGCATTCGGGAGACTGCTGGGTAACGGACAGTTCTTTGGGCGGAGCAGATTTTATCTTACTGTTTGCTCCTGATCCCAAACAAAGCCTTAAGACCAATCCGCATAGATACAGCTAA
- the murA gene encoding UDP-N-acetylglucosamine 1-carboxyvinyltransferase, translating to MDKLVIKKGSPLRGEVTISGAKNAALPLLMTSLLTNEQCRYTNVPALRDINTTVALLKELGVGIERPADNEIIINANSIKSVTASYELVRTMRASILVLGPLLAKHGKANVSLPGGCAIGARPVNLHLAGLEQMGATIEVDEGYIRAEVNGRLKGARIFMDMVSVGATENLMMAAALADGHTVLENAAREPEIVDLANCLNQMGAKITGAGTVNIHIEGVPELKGCNYRVLPDRIETGTFLVAAAVTGGKIRCVAAAPETLDAVLNKLQQAGAEITTGDDWIELDMQGKKLTAVHVKTAPHPAFPTDMQAQFVTLNCVAEGTGVITETIFENRFMHVPELQRMGAEISLEANSAVSSGSSKLKGAPVMATDLRASASLVIAGLIADGETHVNRIYHLDRGYEAIEAKLNGLGANIKRVSE from the coding sequence GTGGATAAATTAGTTATAAAGAAAGGTTCTCCGTTACGTGGAGAAGTGACAATTTCCGGCGCGAAAAATGCGGCGCTTCCGCTTTTGATGACCAGTTTACTGACCAATGAACAGTGTCGGTATACCAATGTTCCGGCACTTCGCGATATCAATACCACGGTAGCGCTACTGAAAGAGCTCGGTGTGGGAATTGAGCGTCCGGCTGATAATGAAATTATCATTAACGCGAACAGCATTAAAAGCGTTACTGCGTCCTATGAACTCGTTCGCACAATGAGAGCTTCAATTTTGGTGCTGGGGCCGTTATTAGCGAAACATGGCAAGGCCAATGTCTCTCTTCCTGGTGGCTGTGCTATCGGCGCTCGTCCAGTCAACTTGCATCTCGCTGGCCTTGAGCAAATGGGCGCTACCATTGAAGTCGATGAAGGCTATATCCGTGCAGAAGTTAATGGTCGCCTGAAAGGCGCTCGAATCTTTATGGATATGGTAAGTGTGGGCGCAACGGAAAATCTGATGATGGCTGCGGCTCTTGCTGATGGTCACACCGTGCTTGAGAATGCAGCCCGTGAACCCGAGATCGTGGATTTAGCGAACTGTCTGAACCAGATGGGCGCAAAAATTACTGGCGCAGGAACGGTAAATATTCACATTGAGGGTGTGCCTGAACTGAAGGGTTGTAATTATCGGGTCTTACCCGATCGAATTGAGACAGGCACTTTCTTGGTAGCTGCAGCGGTAACCGGTGGAAAAATACGCTGTGTAGCAGCGGCACCAGAGACGCTTGATGCAGTGTTAAATAAGCTACAGCAAGCAGGGGCCGAAATTACCACCGGGGATGATTGGATTGAGCTGGATATGCAAGGGAAAAAGCTTACCGCCGTGCACGTAAAAACTGCTCCGCATCCAGCTTTCCCTACCGATATGCAAGCGCAGTTCGTTACCCTTAACTGCGTGGCAGAGGGAACCGGAGTAATTACTGAAACTATTTTTGAAAATCGCTTTATGCATGTACCTGAACTGCAGCGTATGGGCGCAGAAATTTCCCTTGAAGCCAATAGCGCGGTATCCAGTGGAAGTTCAAAGCTTAAAGGTGCTCCGGTGATGGCTACCGATCTTCGTGCGTCTGCCAGTTTAGTTATCGCTGGTTTAATTGCTGATGGCGAAACTCACGTTAATCGTATTTATCATCTAGACCGCGGATATGAGGCGATTGAAGCAAAACTTAATGGGCTCGGTGCCAATATAAAAAGAGTCAGTGAGTAG
- a CDS encoding BolA family protein, with protein MDVTEIEALLKKELGLAEVYVRGEGSHFNIIAVSDQFNDMSRVKRQQIIYAPLADKIADGSMHAISIKTFSEKDWKRERQFNLPQ; from the coding sequence ATGGATGTAACTGAAATTGAAGCATTGCTGAAAAAAGAACTGGGACTGGCTGAAGTCTATGTTCGCGGCGAAGGTTCTCATTTTAATATAATCGCGGTAAGCGACCAGTTTAATGATATGAGCCGCGTCAAACGTCAGCAGATCATTTATGCGCCCTTGGCTGATAAAATTGCTGACGGTTCTATGCATGCCATTTCGATTAAGACTTTTTCTGAAAAAGACTGGAAGCGCGAGCGTCAGTTCAATCTTCCCCAATAA
- a CDS encoding STAS domain-containing protein, translating into MSLFQLNSNGKVSIHGHLDRDTLAKNWWNMLSSDEKSALQQLKRCVLDLSSVERIDSAGLAWLINAVRDGKKQGVQVILNDVPEKLMKLAKISDVDTLLPLE; encoded by the coding sequence GTGAGCCTATTCCAGTTAAACAGTAACGGCAAAGTAAGTATTCACGGTCATCTTGACCGTGACACTCTCGCCAAAAACTGGTGGAACATGTTAAGCTCAGACGAGAAGAGCGCACTACAACAACTAAAACGCTGTGTACTTGATTTAAGCAGCGTTGAGCGCATTGATAGTGCTGGTCTGGCTTGGCTGATTAATGCAGTCCGGGACGGTAAGAAACAGGGTGTACAGGTCATATTAAACGATGTGCCTGAAAAACTGATGAAGTTAGCAAAAATCAGCGATGTCGATACGCTTTTACCGTTAGAATAG